Proteins encoded by one window of Arachis ipaensis cultivar K30076 chromosome B04, Araip1.1, whole genome shotgun sequence:
- the LOC107638477 gene encoding LOW QUALITY PROTEIN: thiamine biosynthetic bifunctional enzyme TH1, chloroplastic (The sequence of the model RefSeq protein was modified relative to this genomic sequence to represent the inferred CDS: substituted 1 base at 1 genomic stop codon), with protein MQYILNQSSSTTHHIFTDYPPTNFTHILLKNSWHSPQVAPILGFKQVRILTPLFSDLDRKNQRHVFLNMQHSQCVSGIGSGTTHISDAKIPHVLTVAGSDSGAGAGIQADLKACASRHVFCSTVITAVTAQNTVGVQGVEILPDDVVAEQLKSVLSDMHVDVVKTGMLPSLRVVKVLCQSLRKFPVKAIVVDPVMVSTSADVLVGPSVLAGFRYVFXKLKYETFPNIKEASVLLGDVPLKSVSDMRRAAKLIHDMGPRNVLIKGGDLHASLDAIDVFFDGEEFYELCSSRVKTCNTHGTGCTLASCIAAELAKGSSMLSAVKVAKRFVETALDYSKDLVIGNGPQGPFDPLLALKNINRSSYRQERLFNPNDLLVYAVTDSNMNKKWGRSIAEAVKAAVEGGATIIQLREKDAETREFIESAKACLKICHSYGVPLLINDRVDVALACDADGVHVGQSDMPARLARRLLGPEKIIGVSCKTPEQAEQAWINGADYIGCGGVYPTSTKANNRTIGLDGLGEVCKASKLPVVAIGGIGLSNAHDVMELGLPNLKGVAVVSALFDRECILTETRNLHSVVSGAALLVK; from the exons ATGCAATATATCCTCAACCAATCTTCTTCTACAACACACCACATCTTCACGGATTATCCACCTACTAATTTCACTCACATACTACTCAAA AACTCTTGGCATTCACCACAGGTTGCTCCAATTTTAGGTTTCAAACAAGTTAGGATTTTGACTCCTCTGTTTTCGGATTTGGATAGAAAGAATCAAAGGCACGTTTTTTTGAACATGCAGCACTCCCAGTGTGTTTCTGGAATCGGGAGTGGAACCACGCACATTTCTGACGCCAAAATTCCGCATGTGCTCACTGTCGCTGGCTCTGATTCAGGGGCCGGTGCCGGAATCCAAGCGGACCTTAAAGCTTGCGCCTCCCGCCATGTCTTCTGTTCAACTGTCATAACGGCTGTTACTGCACAAAACACTGTTGGAGTCCAG GGAGTGGAGATATTGCCTGATGATGTTGTGGCTGAGCAATTGAAGTCTGTGCTCTCTGATATGCATGTTGACGTG GTCAAAACTGGAATGTTGCCTTCCCTTAGGGTAGTGAAGGTCCTATGTCAGAGCCTTAGGAAATTTCCAGTGAAAG CTATTGTGGTTGATCCTGTCATGGTATCTACCAGTGCAGATGTACTTGTCGGTCCTTCTGTTCTTGCTGGATTTCGGTATGTGTTTTAGAAACTGAAGTATGAAACATTTC CAAATATAAAGGAGGCATCAGTCTTACTTGGTGATGTGCCATTGAAATCAGTTTCTGATATGCGTAGAGCTGCAAAACTGATACATGATATGGGTCCGAG GAATGTACTCATCAAAGGTGGTGATCTTCATGCATCATTAGATGCTATTGATGTTTTCTTTGATG GTGAGGAATTTTATGAGCTGTGTTCATCGCGTGTAAAAACCTGCAATACACACGGTACTGGTTGTACTTTGGCGTCATGCATAGCAGCAGAGCTGGCTAAAGGATCGTCAATGTTGTCAGCAGTTAAG GTAGCTAAACGTTTTGTTGAGACTGCCTTGGATTACAGCAAAGACTTGGTCATTGGAAATGGACCCCAAGGACCTTTTGACCCTCTTTTGGCACTTAAGAATATCAATCGAAGTTCTTATAGGCAGGAGAGATTGTTTAATCCAAATGACTTGTTAGTATATGCTGTAACGGATTCAAACATGAATAAGAAGTGGGGTCGTTCCATTGCTGAAGCCGTTAAAGCTGCTGTAGAAGGAGGTGCTACCATCATTCAATTAAg GGAAAAGGATGCTGAGACAAGGGAGTTTATTGAGTCAGCCAAAGCATGTCTTAAAATATGTCATTCCTATGGAGTACCTCTACTTATAAATGATCGCGTAGATGTGGCCCTTGCTTGTGATGCTGATGGTGTTCATGTTGGTCAATCTGATATGCCTGCACGTCTTGCTAGAAGGCTCCTAGGCCCTGAAAAGATTATCGGAGTATCATGCAAGACACCGGAGCAGGCCGAACAAGCATGGATCAATGGTGCTGATTACATTGGTTGTGGTGGTGTATATCCCACCAGCACAAAGGCAAACAACCGCACCATAGGCTTGGATGGATTGGGGGAGGTATGTAAGGCCTCTAAACTTCCTGTGGTGGCAATTGGTGGCATTGGTCTTTCAAATGCTCATGATGTCATGGAACTTGGTCTACCAAATCTTAAAGGTGTTGCTGTTGTTTCGGCTTTATTCGATAGAGAATGCATTTTAACCGAGACAAGGAACTTGCACTCAGTGGTAAGTGGGGCAGCATTGTTGGTAAAATGA